The following proteins come from a genomic window of Frankia casuarinae:
- a CDS encoding SDR family NAD(P)-dependent oxidoreductase, with translation MTADPDLRMSTALITGASSGIGAAFAEAYADRGARLVLVAPSEPRLWMVAERLGARYGTEAHVIAVDLADERGPDRLAEAVAEAGLEVDILVNNAGFGTRGPYHELSADRDHREVMLNVVAVERVAHLFLPGMVARGRGTVINVSSTSGFQAVPYMTVYGASKAFVLSFSIGLWAEYRRRGVRVLALCPGPTDTEFFEVLGTRMSAGGRLRTTDEVIATAFRALDRGQPYVIDGRLNYLTSNASRLLPRGLVARITERVLRPGRSRPPDPSMSVRRVRPPARRSGSGPPAG, from the coding sequence ATGACCGCCGACCCGGATCTTCGGATGAGCACCGCTCTCATCACCGGCGCATCCTCGGGCATCGGCGCGGCGTTCGCCGAGGCATACGCGGACCGTGGAGCCCGGCTCGTCCTCGTGGCGCCGTCCGAGCCGAGGCTGTGGATGGTCGCGGAGCGCCTCGGCGCCCGGTACGGCACCGAGGCGCACGTCATCGCGGTCGACCTCGCCGACGAGCGTGGTCCGGACCGCCTCGCCGAGGCGGTCGCCGAAGCGGGCCTGGAGGTCGACATCCTCGTCAACAACGCCGGGTTCGGGACACGCGGTCCCTACCACGAGCTGTCCGCCGACCGGGATCACCGTGAGGTGATGCTGAACGTGGTGGCTGTCGAACGGGTCGCGCACCTGTTCCTGCCGGGCATGGTGGCCCGGGGCCGCGGCACGGTCATCAACGTCTCCTCCACCTCGGGTTTCCAGGCCGTCCCGTACATGACCGTCTACGGGGCCTCGAAGGCCTTCGTCCTGTCGTTCTCGATCGGCCTGTGGGCCGAGTACCGCCGGCGGGGGGTGCGCGTCCTCGCGTTATGCCCCGGACCGACCGACACCGAGTTCTTCGAGGTGCTGGGAACCCGGATGTCCGCCGGTGGCCGGTTGCGGACCACGGACGAGGTGATCGCCACCGCGTTCCGTGCCCTCGACCGCGGCCAGCCGTACGTCATCGACGGACGGCTGAACTACCTGACCTCCAACGCCTCCCGGCTGCTGCCGCGCGGACTGGTCGCGCGGATCACCGAACGGGTACTGCGCCCCGGCCGCTCGCGGCCGCCGGACCCGTCGATGTCAGTCCGCCGAGTTCGGCCACCAGCTCGTAGGAGCGGATCCGGTCCGCCAGCCGGGTGA
- a CDS encoding LLM class flavin-dependent oxidoreductase has protein sequence MSPARPVPLSVLDLVPVGTGVPATDAVHGTLELARHAERLGYTRYWLAEHHGIPGIASSATSILIGQVAAATTTLRVGSGGVMLPNHAPLAIAEQFGTLGTLFPGRIDLGVGRAPGTDPATARALRRTSDLSAIDDFPEQLAELTTFLAGGNFPDSHPRRGVTAFPRAEVPPIWLLGSSGYSAQVAGMLGLPFAFAHHFSSVNTVPALELYRKSFRPSPGRERPYAIVAAAVLCAADDEHAQWLAGPQRLAMLRLRSGRPGVFPSPEEAAAYPWTSRERSIAEAATASHIVGSPVTVRAGIDALLDETGADEVMVVTNVTRLADRIRSYELVAELGGLTSTGPAAASGRGAVPVR, from the coding sequence GTGAGCCCGGCCCGACCTGTCCCCCTGTCCGTGTTGGATCTCGTCCCGGTGGGCACCGGCGTCCCCGCCACCGACGCGGTCCACGGGACACTCGAACTCGCCCGACATGCCGAAAGGCTCGGATACACCCGATACTGGTTGGCCGAGCATCATGGCATCCCGGGGATCGCGAGCTCGGCGACCTCGATCCTCATCGGTCAGGTCGCCGCGGCCACCACCACCCTCAGGGTGGGGTCCGGTGGGGTGATGCTGCCCAACCATGCGCCACTCGCCATCGCCGAACAGTTCGGCACGTTGGGCACCCTCTTCCCGGGACGGATCGATCTGGGTGTCGGCCGTGCTCCCGGCACCGATCCCGCGACCGCCCGGGCTCTACGCCGCACCAGCGATCTGTCGGCCATCGACGACTTCCCCGAGCAGCTCGCCGAACTGACGACCTTTCTGGCCGGGGGGAATTTCCCCGACTCGCACCCGAGGCGCGGCGTCACCGCGTTCCCGCGGGCCGAGGTACCGCCCATCTGGTTGCTGGGATCGAGTGGCTACAGCGCCCAGGTGGCCGGCATGCTCGGCCTGCCGTTCGCGTTCGCGCACCATTTCAGCTCGGTGAACACGGTGCCGGCGTTGGAGCTCTACCGGAAGTCCTTCCGTCCCTCGCCCGGCCGGGAACGACCGTATGCGATCGTCGCCGCCGCGGTGCTCTGTGCCGCCGACGACGAGCACGCGCAGTGGCTGGCCGGACCGCAGCGGCTGGCGATGCTGCGGCTGCGTAGCGGCCGCCCCGGGGTGTTCCCTTCGCCAGAGGAGGCCGCCGCCTACCCGTGGACCTCGCGGGAGCGGTCGATCGCGGAGGCCGCCACCGCCTCGCACATCGTCGGCTCCCCGGTGACGGTTCGCGCGGGGATCGACGCGCTGCTCGACGAGACGGGTGCCGACGAGGTCATGGTCGTCACCAACGTCACCCGGCTGGCGGACCGGATCCGCTCCTACGAGCTGGTGGCCGAACTCGGCGGACTGACATCGACGGGTCCGGCGGCCGCGAGCGGCCGGGGCGCAGTACCCGTTCGGTGA
- a CDS encoding OmpA family protein — translation MTAALGLVAGCSSSGGDTASFTPAPRATRIAPAVAADPLPPLSKFITQPDGSQVTTVSADYLFDSNSSELRREAVTALGQILPSIREHPGHIAVIGYSDGLGRTEDNLRLSQDRAKAVESWLATQGIPGSVLEVEGKGEEGAQDGVADASRRRVEIVLR, via the coding sequence ATGACAGCGGCGCTGGGGCTCGTGGCCGGGTGCTCCTCCAGCGGCGGCGACACCGCCTCGTTCACTCCGGCGCCACGGGCTACCCGGATCGCGCCTGCCGTCGCGGCTGATCCGTTGCCACCGTTGAGCAAGTTCATCACCCAGCCGGACGGCAGCCAGGTGACGACGGTCAGCGCTGACTACCTGTTCGACTCGAACAGCAGTGAGCTCCGGAGGGAGGCCGTGACCGCGTTGGGGCAGATTCTGCCGTCGATCCGTGAACACCCCGGCCACATCGCGGTCATCGGGTACAGCGATGGGCTGGGTCGGACCGAGGACAACCTGCGGCTGTCGCAGGATCGCGCCAAGGCGGTCGAGTCGTGGCTTGCTACTCAGGGCATCCCCGGCTCGGTGCTGGAGGTCGAGGGCAAGGGCGAGGAAGGCGCGCAGGACGGCGTCGCCGACGCGAGCCGGCGCCGAGTGGAGATCGTGCTGCGATGA
- a CDS encoding class I SAM-dependent methyltransferase, protein MPAWVTVESPDNIADSTGTIDSIGTTGPTDRTSPSHTGPSHTGPSHTGPSHTGPSHTDQDGSAPLPAYGYRDIDPDTARRASRFYWDDAAADYQSEHGAFLGDSDFCWCPEGLRESEIGLLGDVAGKVVLEVGCGGAQCARWLRGQGARVVGFDLSGGQLDQARALGIRTGIDVPLVQADATALPFAAASVDVACSAFGAVPFVADSGTVMREIARVLRPGGRWVFSTTHPFVWCLPDDPDENGLRVFHSYFDRRAYTEHDEQGSAIYTETHRTMGDRVREIVAAGLILLDVIEPEWPPGQERAWGQWGPIRGGYVPSTSIFVTQLPSGASGADQHGCGAYQATDSTPRRADTLCEQRPRVR, encoded by the coding sequence ATGCCAGCATGGGTCACCGTGGAAAGTCCAGACAACATCGCCGACAGCACCGGCACAATCGACAGCATCGGCACCACCGGCCCGACCGACCGCACCAGTCCGAGCCACACCGGCCCAAGCCACACCGGCCCAAGCCACACCGGCCCAAGCCACACCGGCCCAAGCCACACCGATCAGGACGGTTCCGCGCCGCTGCCGGCCTACGGCTACCGTGACATCGACCCGGACACGGCCCGCCGGGCGAGCCGCTTCTACTGGGACGATGCCGCGGCGGACTACCAGTCGGAGCACGGCGCGTTCCTCGGCGACAGCGACTTCTGCTGGTGCCCGGAGGGACTGCGGGAGTCCGAGATCGGGTTGCTCGGCGACGTCGCCGGCAAGGTGGTCCTGGAAGTCGGCTGCGGCGGCGCGCAGTGCGCCCGCTGGCTGCGCGGGCAGGGCGCCCGGGTGGTGGGATTCGACCTGTCCGGCGGACAGCTGGACCAGGCCCGCGCGCTCGGGATCCGCACCGGTATCGATGTGCCGCTCGTCCAGGCGGACGCCACGGCGCTCCCGTTCGCGGCCGCCAGCGTGGACGTGGCCTGCTCGGCGTTCGGCGCGGTCCCGTTCGTCGCCGACAGTGGCACCGTGATGCGGGAGATCGCCCGGGTGCTGCGGCCGGGCGGCCGCTGGGTGTTCTCCACGACCCATCCGTTCGTCTGGTGCCTGCCGGATGACCCGGACGAGAACGGCCTGCGGGTCTTCCACAGCTACTTCGACCGACGCGCCTACACCGAGCATGACGAGCAGGGCAGCGCGATCTACACCGAGACGCACCGCACAATGGGCGACCGGGTCCGCGAGATCGTCGCCGCGGGATTGATCCTGCTCGACGTCATCGAGCCGGAATGGCCTCCTGGCCAGGAGCGGGCCTGGGGGCAATGGGGACCGATCCGGGGCGGATACGTCCCCTCCACCTCGATCTTCGTAACCCAGCTCCCTTCCGGGGCCTCGGGTGCCGATCAGCATGGATGCGGCGCGTACCAGGCCACCGACTCAACGCCGCGACGGGCTGACACACTATGCGAACAACGCCCCAGGGTGCGGTGA
- a CDS encoding serine/threonine-protein kinase, translating to MATVPVGNRMVAGRYRLVARLGAGAMGTVWRAFDSVLETEAALKEIEFAGGVAEAERADRVERALREARHAAKLRGHPHVVTILDVLLENGLPWIVMELVPSRSLFEVVRSDGPLPVAEVARIGTAVLDALVAARAHGIVHRDVKPSNVLIGTDGRVVLTDFGIATGDGDPTLTVTGVLGTPLYMAPERLNNQPATFEADLFSLGGTLYFAVEGRPPFERDTFGAMLAAILLQPPAQAHRAGELAAVLDGLLEKDPGRRMTPARAHELLARAAQADPPRRAAHVDELSWHPGPTARAAPSQVPGQAPSQVPGQAPSQAPSGHVDPGAPQTGRPAAPTELTAVEQDGAVLLRWEPSTTQGASYRVSRVLVDPTAPGGRRERSLGITTATELFDAGVPRGVPHWHEVVTTVSGESGQLRSVPVRTPTRTLFPPVTALRASMIDDAVALSWRPVPGQGCIVIERTFAETSPLSGAKRRFRGSDGYFLDQDTAPGAIYRYQVWVAGADASDSLVAPSGAAEVLVRVVARPRAVVDLEARSTLGGTVLRWTTVPGAIVRIYVTEVPEQAGLVGTGPFGPADHEVGVGSLEGRARLVGESRRGRLVDRNPAGVVVYTPVTITEDRAVIGAAVTHHAP from the coding sequence GTGGCTACCGTTCCGGTAGGCAACCGTATGGTGGCGGGCCGATACCGACTCGTCGCGCGGCTGGGTGCGGGTGCGATGGGGACGGTGTGGCGTGCCTTCGACTCCGTGCTGGAGACCGAGGCGGCCCTCAAGGAGATCGAGTTCGCCGGCGGAGTCGCCGAGGCCGAACGCGCAGACCGGGTCGAACGCGCCCTGCGGGAGGCGCGCCATGCGGCCAAGCTTCGCGGCCATCCGCATGTCGTCACCATCCTCGACGTGCTCCTGGAAAACGGCCTGCCCTGGATCGTGATGGAGCTCGTGCCGTCCCGGTCCCTGTTCGAGGTGGTCCGGTCCGACGGGCCCCTGCCCGTTGCCGAGGTCGCCCGGATCGGGACCGCGGTGCTCGATGCCCTCGTCGCGGCACGGGCGCATGGCATCGTTCACCGTGACGTCAAGCCGTCGAACGTCCTGATCGGGACCGATGGACGGGTCGTGCTCACCGACTTCGGCATCGCCACCGGCGACGGCGACCCGACCCTCACCGTCACCGGTGTCCTCGGGACCCCCCTCTACATGGCGCCGGAGCGGCTGAACAACCAGCCCGCCACCTTCGAGGCGGACCTGTTCAGCCTGGGCGGCACGCTGTACTTCGCCGTCGAGGGCCGGCCGCCGTTCGAGCGGGACACGTTCGGCGCGATGCTCGCGGCCATCCTGCTGCAGCCGCCCGCCCAGGCGCACCGGGCCGGCGAGCTGGCCGCGGTGCTCGACGGCCTGTTGGAGAAGGACCCCGGCCGGCGGATGACCCCGGCCCGGGCGCACGAGCTGCTCGCCCGGGCGGCCCAGGCCGATCCGCCGCGTCGGGCGGCCCACGTTGACGAGCTGTCCTGGCATCCAGGGCCCACCGCCAGAGCGGCGCCCAGCCAGGTGCCCGGCCAGGCGCCCAGCCAGGTGCCCGGCCAGGCGCCCAGCCAGGCGCCCAGCGGACACGTCGATCCCGGCGCGCCGCAGACCGGCCGTCCTGCCGCCCCGACGGAGCTCACCGCGGTGGAGCAGGACGGCGCGGTCCTGCTCCGATGGGAACCATCGACCACGCAGGGCGCCTCCTACCGGGTGTCGCGTGTTCTTGTCGACCCCACGGCCCCCGGCGGCCGCCGCGAACGCAGCCTGGGCATCACCACGGCCACCGAGCTGTTCGACGCCGGCGTGCCCAGGGGCGTCCCGCACTGGCACGAGGTGGTCACCACGGTGTCCGGCGAATCCGGCCAGCTGCGGTCCGTACCGGTCCGCACCCCGACCCGCACGCTCTTCCCGCCCGTCACGGCGCTGCGGGCGAGCATGATCGACGACGCGGTCGCGCTGTCCTGGCGACCGGTTCCGGGGCAGGGCTGCATCGTCATCGAACGGACCTTCGCCGAGACCTCCCCGCTGTCGGGCGCGAAGCGCCGGTTCCGCGGATCCGACGGCTATTTCCTCGACCAGGACACCGCGCCCGGCGCGATCTACCGCTACCAGGTGTGGGTCGCCGGAGCGGACGCCTCGGATAGTCTCGTCGCCCCGTCGGGTGCCGCGGAGGTACTGGTGCGGGTCGTCGCACGGCCGCGCGCGGTGGTGGATCTGGAGGCCCGTTCCACCCTGGGCGGCACCGTCCTGCGCTGGACGACCGTGCCCGGAGCGATCGTGCGGATCTACGTGACCGAGGTTCCCGAGCAGGCCGGGCTGGTCGGTACCGGCCCGTTCGGCCCGGCCGACCACGAGGTGGGCGTGGGGTCGCTGGAGGGCCGGGCCCGTCTTGTCGGGGAGAGCCGCCGCGGACGTCTCGTCGACCGCAATCCCGCCGGCGTGGTGGTGTACACGCCGGTCACCATCACCGAGGACCGCGCGGTGATCGGCGCGGCCGTCACCCATCACGCTCCGTAA
- a CDS encoding serine/threonine-protein kinase → MLRPLNDTDPRVMGPYRLHNRIGAGGMGVVYLGFGPDDQPVAVKVPHEVHASDPEFRARFRSEVSAARHVRADTVARVIRAEVDGPKPWLATEYVAGPTLRAAVQEGGPLTGRPLDGLAIGLAAALEAIHAASVVHRDLKPANIVMSWAGPKVIDFGVARSADYTGYTQAGELVGTVVWMAPEQINGQQAGSAADVFAWGCCVVFAATGRRPFRGEAPEIVALHISSTEPELDGVPERLLGPVRQALTKNPGHRPSAGELVRLLTQRLSPEETADASNDVPPVTGAEPNREQTRPTPNPGPPATPPPTPSPVPTPSFPAVGPAHPSRPSPSSSRPSVLTALLALTGLAATVGVWAAETERTGHAVVGPVAAAIIGLICGQMIFLSDRRIGVLTTVAAAVSGSGIGLLLARVLDVDEPNRVLLSVAGALIVATAFAGAMAPSRPAPGDRPGTDGPGEPVGSHRLLEPTHPVSRTNTGGEAGTDAAGATLRLHGAAAPGQHLVPERPDPS, encoded by the coding sequence GTGCTACGACCACTGAACGACACCGACCCGCGGGTGATGGGGCCCTATCGCCTGCACAATCGCATCGGCGCCGGCGGCATGGGCGTTGTTTACCTGGGATTCGGACCGGACGACCAGCCCGTCGCGGTGAAGGTGCCGCACGAGGTGCATGCCAGTGACCCCGAGTTCCGTGCCCGCTTCCGTTCCGAGGTCTCGGCTGCCCGGCATGTGCGAGCCGACACCGTCGCCCGGGTGATCAGGGCCGAGGTGGACGGGCCGAAGCCCTGGCTCGCGACCGAATACGTGGCGGGCCCCACCCTGCGCGCCGCCGTCCAGGAGGGCGGCCCGCTCACGGGCCGCCCTCTGGATGGGCTCGCGATCGGTCTCGCCGCGGCCCTCGAGGCGATCCACGCCGCCAGCGTGGTGCATCGCGACCTCAAACCGGCGAACATCGTGATGTCCTGGGCCGGTCCCAAGGTCATCGACTTCGGGGTGGCCCGGTCGGCCGACTACACCGGCTACACCCAGGCGGGCGAACTCGTCGGGACCGTGGTCTGGATGGCCCCCGAGCAGATCAACGGCCAGCAGGCGGGATCGGCCGCGGACGTCTTCGCCTGGGGATGCTGCGTGGTCTTCGCCGCGACCGGGCGGCGGCCCTTCCGCGGCGAGGCGCCGGAGATCGTGGCGCTGCACATCAGCTCGACCGAGCCGGAGCTCGACGGCGTGCCCGAGCGGCTGCTCGGTCCCGTTCGTCAGGCCCTGACGAAGAACCCCGGGCACCGGCCCTCCGCCGGCGAGCTCGTCCGCCTGCTCACCCAGCGGCTCTCCCCCGAGGAGACGGCCGACGCCAGCAACGACGTCCCCCCGGTCACGGGTGCGGAACCGAACCGCGAGCAGACCCGGCCGACCCCGAATCCCGGCCCGCCGGCAACCCCTCCCCCCACACCCTCACCCGTCCCGACGCCGTCATTCCCCGCAGTCGGGCCCGCGCATCCGTCACGGCCATCCCCGTCCTCGTCACGGCCATCGGTCCTGACCGCGCTGCTCGCCCTGACCGGTCTGGCCGCCACGGTCGGGGTCTGGGCCGCCGAAACCGAGCGGACCGGCCATGCCGTCGTGGGGCCGGTGGCCGCCGCGATAATCGGCCTCATCTGCGGGCAAATGATCTTCCTGAGCGACCGGCGGATCGGTGTCCTGACGACCGTGGCCGCGGCGGTGAGCGGGTCGGGGATCGGTCTGCTGCTCGCGCGCGTCCTGGATGTTGACGAGCCGAATCGCGTGCTGCTGTCGGTCGCCGGCGCCCTGATCGTCGCCACGGCCTTCGCGGGCGCCATGGCGCCGTCCCGGCCGGCCCCGGGGGATCGGCCTGGAACCGACGGACCGGGTGAGCCGGTGGGGTCACACCGGCTCCTGGAACCGACCCACCCGGTATCCCGTACGAACACCGGTGGGGAAGCCGGCACGGACGCCGCCGGGGCGACCCTGCGCCTGCACGGCGCCGCGGCCCCCGGCCAGCACCTCGTGCCGGAACGCCCCGACCCGTCCTGA
- a CDS encoding TAXI family TRAP transporter solute-binding subunit has protein sequence MSTDQPAGSRPERLTRRQRLTVVIGVVLAVAVVTLLITTSDRSRAAAWPPAGRSACTSVQIFTGSVGSPYNQFARVLRTRLQAAPEHFDVDVVETAGSTENIYNLESPDSRVCGLAIAQLNTTVDAAEGVNQFDPNRGGHPVAGLRTIGPVHQDLLHVIVRDPTSRSDDVDITRFADLCHRPIAAGRSGSGVRQISEVLLRVALSEDCRGELDESSIDEALRRLSAGKVDAVVWAGGAGTRQIKNAIAGGARLRLLDLSSYQDGITADWDQFYRSRGHFFAGPVFGTGSLGPDDYRGISPVRTVTIPNGLLAHADADPVLVRRATAELFRDPQDYAKELWGDNPGGRTVPDALSVYEGPLFCYIPLHRAAAEYYVQRFRRPPGCGAT, from the coding sequence GTGTCGACGGACCAACCGGCCGGGTCCCGGCCGGAAAGGCTGACCCGACGGCAACGCCTCACCGTGGTGATCGGTGTGGTTCTCGCCGTCGCCGTCGTCACTTTGCTCATTACCACGTCCGATCGTTCCAGGGCGGCCGCCTGGCCGCCGGCGGGCCGATCCGCCTGCACTTCGGTACAGATCTTCACTGGCAGTGTCGGGTCACCCTACAACCAGTTTGCCCGGGTACTGCGGACCCGGTTGCAAGCCGCCCCGGAACACTTCGACGTGGACGTCGTGGAAACGGCGGGTTCCACGGAGAACATCTATAACCTGGAATCACCCGACAGCCGCGTCTGCGGGTTGGCGATCGCGCAGCTCAACACGACGGTCGACGCGGCGGAGGGGGTCAACCAGTTCGATCCGAACCGCGGTGGCCACCCGGTGGCGGGTCTGCGCACCATCGGACCCGTCCATCAGGACCTGCTGCACGTGATCGTGCGCGACCCCACCAGCAGGTCGGATGACGTCGACATCACCCGCTTCGCCGATCTCTGCCACCGACCCATCGCCGCCGGCCGGTCGGGATCGGGGGTCCGGCAGATCAGCGAGGTGCTCCTGCGGGTGGCCCTGTCCGAGGACTGCCGCGGCGAACTGGACGAATCCTCCATCGACGAGGCCCTGCGCCGCCTGTCCGCCGGGAAGGTGGACGCGGTGGTCTGGGCGGGCGGAGCCGGAACCCGGCAGATCAAGAACGCCATCGCCGGTGGCGCCAGGCTGCGCCTGCTCGACCTGTCCAGCTACCAGGACGGCATCACCGCCGACTGGGACCAGTTCTACCGGTCCCGCGGGCACTTCTTCGCCGGGCCGGTCTTCGGCACCGGAAGCCTCGGACCCGACGACTACCGGGGGATCTCGCCAGTCCGGACCGTCACGATCCCCAACGGCCTGCTCGCCCATGCGGACGCCGATCCGGTGCTGGTCAGGCGGGCGACCGCCGAACTGTTCCGGGATCCGCAGGACTACGCGAAGGAGCTGTGGGGCGACAACCCCGGGGGACGGACGGTCCCGGACGCGCTGTCCGTCTACGAAGGGCCACTTTTCTGCTATATACCGCTGCATCGGGCCGCCGCGGAATACTACGTTCAGAGATTCCGACGGCCACCGGGCTGTGGTGCGACGTGA
- a CDS encoding thioesterase domain-containing protein codes for MSAADPYQVAAALLWARVLGLETVGLHDDFTDLGGDAATAQELVATLCDEFGVRLPSSVVAQAPTPAAFAEVWAARQSESVGHPTVMPLTPDGSGTPLFCFPEAGGPAIGLLPFARYFAGERRVYGMQAHALERRGVPDWSVSAAARRHVGEIRLLQPTGPYLLAGHSFGGLIAFEAAQVLRKAGHEVGLLALIDTYLPGTSRLTRSGAIVPTSQLEGAHPDSPTPPDAGRGIGPLAADDGPTLTPRVVVDRLRQLVELPLAGVVRFRGMHQYDVFYNQGRILTMTYRPRTYDGRTTVWLADDHDEIEAWRGVLTGPAAIRRIGGDHRGVLREPLVAEVVAELRHELATVPGIDGRRV; via the coding sequence ATGTCTGCGGCCGATCCGTACCAGGTGGCCGCGGCCCTGCTGTGGGCCCGCGTCCTCGGTCTCGAGACCGTCGGTCTGCATGACGACTTCACCGATCTCGGCGGTGATGCGGCGACCGCCCAGGAGCTGGTGGCGACCCTGTGCGACGAGTTCGGGGTCCGGCTGCCGAGCTCCGTGGTCGCCCAGGCGCCGACGCCCGCCGCGTTCGCCGAGGTGTGGGCCGCCCGGCAGAGCGAGTCCGTCGGGCATCCCACCGTGATGCCGCTGACGCCCGACGGTTCCGGCACCCCGTTGTTCTGCTTCCCGGAGGCTGGTGGGCCGGCGATCGGTCTGCTCCCGTTCGCCCGGTACTTCGCGGGCGAACGGCGAGTCTACGGGATGCAGGCGCACGCCCTGGAACGGCGGGGCGTCCCCGACTGGTCGGTGTCGGCCGCCGCCCGGCGGCACGTGGGGGAGATCCGTCTTCTCCAGCCGACGGGTCCCTACCTGCTGGCCGGGCACTCCTTCGGCGGACTGATCGCGTTCGAGGCCGCGCAGGTCCTCCGGAAGGCGGGCCACGAGGTCGGCCTGCTGGCGTTGATCGACACCTATCTGCCGGGTACCTCGCGGCTGACCCGATCCGGGGCGATCGTGCCGACCAGTCAGTTGGAGGGAGCGCATCCGGACTCCCCAACACCGCCCGACGCCGGTCGGGGGATCGGCCCACTCGCCGCCGACGACGGGCCCACGCTGACCCCGCGGGTGGTGGTCGACCGCCTGCGCCAACTCGTCGAGCTGCCGCTCGCCGGCGTGGTCCGCTTCCGGGGGATGCACCAGTACGACGTCTTCTACAACCAGGGGCGCATTCTGACGATGACCTACCGCCCCCGCACCTACGATGGCCGGACGACGGTCTGGCTCGCCGACGACCACGACGAGATCGAGGCCTGGCGGGGCGTCCTGACCGGGCCCGCCGCGATCCGCCGGATCGGCGGGGACCACCGCGGCGTCCTGCGGGAACCGCTGGTCGCCGAGGTGGTGGCCGAGCTGCGCCACGAGCTGGCGACGGTGCCCGGCATCGACGGCCGCCGGGTCTGA
- a CDS encoding SDR family NAD(P)-dependent oxidoreductase, producing MSVLDRFRLDGRVAVVTGASSGLGVDFARGLAEAGADVALGARRVDRLTATAEFVEKEGRRALPVATDVTDPASCEHLVAAAMETFGRVDILVNNAGIGTAVPALKETPQQFRSVIDVNLGGCYWMAQATARVMRPGSSIVNISSVLGLTTAGLPQAAYAASKAALVGLTRDLAQQWTGRRGIRVNALAPGFFHSEMTDAYQPEYLETQLPRVLGGRFGEPEELTAALLFLASDAGSFVTGQTLAVDGGFTIT from the coding sequence ATGTCCGTATTGGACCGTTTCCGATTGGACGGTCGGGTCGCCGTCGTCACCGGGGCGTCCTCTGGTCTCGGGGTGGACTTCGCCCGGGGCCTGGCCGAGGCCGGCGCGGACGTGGCCCTGGGCGCCCGCCGGGTCGACCGGCTCACCGCCACCGCCGAGTTCGTGGAGAAGGAGGGCCGCCGCGCCCTGCCCGTCGCCACCGACGTCACCGACCCCGCCTCCTGCGAACACCTTGTCGCCGCCGCGATGGAGACCTTCGGCCGGGTCGACATCCTGGTCAACAACGCCGGGATCGGCACCGCCGTCCCCGCGCTCAAGGAGACCCCGCAACAGTTCCGCTCCGTCATCGACGTCAACCTGGGCGGCTGCTACTGGATGGCGCAGGCGACGGCGCGGGTCATGCGACCCGGCAGCAGCATCGTTAACATCTCCAGCGTTCTCGGTCTGACGACCGCCGGCCTGCCGCAGGCGGCCTACGCGGCGAGCAAGGCCGCACTCGTCGGCCTCACCCGCGATCTGGCCCAGCAATGGACCGGCCGACGCGGCATCCGGGTGAACGCGCTGGCGCCGGGTTTCTTCCACTCTGAGATGACCGACGCGTACCAGCCCGAGTACCTCGAGACCCAGTTGCCGAGGGTCCTCGGCGGACGCTTCGGTGAACCGGAGGAACTGACCGCGGCGCTGCTCTTCCTGGCCTCCGACGCCGGCAGTTTCGTCACCGGGCAGACCCTTGCCGTCGACGGCGGTTTCACCATCACCTGA